CACAGTCTCTACCGCTGAAAGGAGCGCCACACGCGGCCTACTCATGCCGAGCGCATGGGCAACCTCGACAGCGTTCTGAATGATTTCCACCTTCTGATTAATGTCCGGGGCGAGCGTTACGCCGCCGTCGGTGATCATCAGCAGCTTATTGCCTGTGCGGCGCGGGTCTTCACACAAGAAGACGTCGCTCAGCAGACGGCCGGTACGCAACCCTGAGTCAGCGTCCAACACCGCTTTCAGCAGGGTCGCTGTCTTTGTCTTTCCCTTGAGAAGGATGTCGGCTTCCCCTTGCCGAACTGCTGCCACCGCCGCGCGCACCGCCTCTCCCTCATCGACGCAGGGACGAAGCGTCATGCTCTGAGGGAAAGGCCCACCGATCGTGTCCCACACTCTGCGGATCTCAGCCTCCGGCCCGAAAAGCAGGGCTTCGGCCAGTCCAACGCGGTCTGCTTCGTACAACGCCGAGAGCGCAGCTTCGTCCTCCGCCGCAGCGACTGCCACTCTCACTTTTCCCGCCGCCTTGGCAGCCTCCAGCAGTTCATCCAGAGACTTGATCTCCCTTTCCGGCATGCAGCGTTCTCCTGTCTACCTCGTTTCCACCGCCACGCCTCGATGGATTCTGATCACGGCGACTGCCAGCAAAAGACAGTAGCCTACCCAGAGCACCAACAGAAAGGAGCCAGAAAACAGGCCCGCCAGCAACACGACGCTCAAGACCACGGTGAAAGGAGTGAGCGCGTACACCGCCACGGCAAATGCGTCTTTGAGGCGCAGGGGGCCATGCCGTAGGGCATCCAGAAGAAGGACGTATCCCGCACCCAAGAGGGCGGCAATGAACCCCAGGACCAGGAACGCCACTGCTCCGCCCACCGCGAGCACTGCAATGCCCACCGTCAGCACCTGATTCAAGAGCGTCGGTGCGTTCTTTGGCGTGATGATGAGGGGCACCGAAGAACGGAGTGAATCAAACGCATAGCGGCGGACTCCGTGGCGGGTCTTCACCTCGACGCCCCTGTTCGTCACAAGCACGCTGGCAGCAGGAAGATCTTCCACCGTGGCAAAGGCACCTGTAGTGTCGACTACCACCTGCACCCCATTGTCAAGTTCTA
The sequence above is a segment of the Calditrichota bacterium genome. Coding sequences within it:
- a CDS encoding DUF1189 family protein encodes the protein ELDNGVQVVVDTTGAFATVEDLPAASVLVTNRGVEVKTRHGVRRYAFDSLRSSVPLIITPKNAPTLLNQVLTVGIAVLAVGGAVAFLVLGFIAALLGAGYVLLLDALRHGPLRLKDAFAVAVYALTPFTVVLSVVLLAGLFSGSFLLVLWVGYCLLLAVAVIRIHRGVAVETR
- a CDS encoding bifunctional enoyl-CoA hydratase/phosphate acetyltransferase, which gives rise to MPEREIKSLDELLEAAKAAGKVRVAVAAAEDEAALSALYEADRVGLAEALLFGPEAEIRRVWDTIGGPFPQSMTLRPCVDEGEAVRAAVAAVRQGEADILLKGKTKTATLLKAVLDADSGLRTGRLLSDVFLCEDPRRTGNKLLMITDGGVTLAPDINQKVEIIQNAVEVAHALGMSRPRVALLSAVETVVPGLPSTVDAAIITKMWQRGQIKGCIVDGPLALDNAVSEEAARIKGISSEVAGKADILVCPGIEAANMLAKSTTYFAGFRLAHVIVGAKAPVLIPSRSDTADAKLMSVALGALVCKGRRT